Below is a genomic region from Methanocalculus alkaliphilus.
AAAAGTAGAATAAAAACCATAGCTTTTACATAGTCATCTACTCCTGATATTGATAAACGATACATAAGGACGTGCAAATCTCCTTAGGAAGCTGCATAATATATATTTATCCACATATACAATTATATTATATACAATAACTATTTATATAATAAACAATAGTTGTATAAAAATTGACGATTGTGAAGGTACCTTCATGTTCAGAAGTGGCGAATACTTCTAAATTTATAACTAAATCATATTATTTAAATATAAGAATTCAATAAGATATGTAGCACGAGTAATTCAACCCTTTTAATCGACCCGGGAGAGTAGACAAACACTGGTAAGGAGGAGATATTATTAATATCAAGAATAAATCACTCTTATTTATGATTTATATTATAGAGGCGGTTGAATGGATCATACGACGTTAAAACAAGGAAAGAATCTACTCGTAATCAGTCATTCATACAATAACTTCCAAAAAAGCACCATTGAAGGTCTATCCCCCTTTTTTCGGAGTATTAACGTATTAGTTCGAACGAATCCCTTTGCTGAAGTAGCTGCCTATATTCCGATTGCATACCTGGAAAGATTTAAAAAGAGTTATAAGATAGATACGCATCAAATCCCAGAGAATATTAATGTGCAATTAACACCAATCTGGTATCTCCCAGGTGATAGAAGCTACAAATCACTTGGCAATAAACATTTTTCTTCTGTTGATAAAGCCATACGAACTCATCAGCTGGAATGGGATCTAATTCATGCGCAATTTACATGGTCAGCAGGATATGTTGGAGCTAAATTAAAAGAAAAATACAATGTACCTTTCATAGTAACGGCACGAGGAGATGACATCTATTCCCTGCCATTCAAGGATGATGATTGGCAAACCCGGATTGAGTATGTTCTAAATACTGCAGACTATATTACAACAGTGAGTAGGAGCAATATTGATTGTATTAAAAAATTACATGTTAAAACACCAGTAGAATTAATATATAATGGATATAATCCGGACATCTTTTATCCGAAGGATATGGTGACATGCAGAAGGGATCTCAACCTTCCATCTGATAAAAAAATTATTTTGACTGTAGGAAATCTCGAGCCGGTGAAAGGTCAAAAATTTTTAATTGATGCTATGAATACCATCATTCAAAAAAGAGAAGATGTCCTGTGTATTATCGTTGGAGCCGGAGGACTGAGGAATGTTCTTAAACGGCAGATACATGCACTAGGGTTAGATCGATCAATAATTCTTACTGGTGAAAAACCCCACAATACCATCGCAGACTGGATAAATGCATCTGATATATTTGTTTTACCAAGTCTGAATGAAGGGAATCCGAATGTCATGTTTGAAACACTCGGATGTGGAAAGCCTTTTGTCGGCACAAGAGTTGGCGGAATTCCAGATATTATTACATCAGAGCAATATGGCTATCTTGTAGAACCAGGTAATTCAGATGAGTTAGAGCAAAAAATTTCTATCGCGCTCGATAAGTCCTGGAACAGAAGAAGTATTGTGGATTATGCAGAGCAGTTTGCTCGAGAGAAGATGTCATACAAAATGATTGCTTTATATAATAAGTTCATATAATTAATTTCATGATCTCTATTTAAATATTGTATATAACTCTTAATTCAGGAAGGAATTATATTTTTAACCTTTTCCAAGTATATTGTATGTCAACACAGACAAAGAGAGGAGGGTGGAGCGAAGTATACGTACATATCAATGCCTGATAGAAAAGAACGATGGCAACATAGTGAATTTTCAAATGCGATAATTATTATAATTACACAGACATCATATATTAAATCATGAATTGGTGGCCGTTTGGAAAGCAAAAAGCAGTCACTTTTTTAACCAGTACCTCCATTGGTGCCAAATTCATACATTTCATTAATAAAAACCCATTGTATAAGGGTGTATTAGTCCTGGGCAGCGGAACTGCATTAGCCCAGCTGATAGGAATTCTCTCGATGCCAATCATCACACGGCTCTATACCCCTTCCGATCTGGGTATGCTGACGATTTATTCATCAATTTTGTCATTAGTTATTGTTACAGCTTCCTTTCGATATGAAATTGCATATCCTTTGCCAAAAAAGAATGAGGATGTTGTAAACCTCTTTGCATTATGTCTTCTTTTGCTTATTGGAACAACCATCGGTTTTTCTCTTCTGCTCATCATTGCAGGGAATTTTTTTATTGTTTTTTTTAATCTGGATTCTGTTCAATCGATAGTATGGTTACTTATCATTGGTTTTTTTGGTATGGGGCTCTATACAATCCTCAACCACTGGGCAATTCGCCAGAGAAACTATACGAAAATCACTCATACAAAAATTAACCAGAGTGTTAGTGGATCTGTCGCAAAAATCGTACTTGGAATGCTAGCGATGGGTCCCATAGGTTTAATAGTAGGTCATATAATCAGTCAGATCGCAGGGATCGGGACATTTTTAAAGGCCATTTGGAAGAGTGAGCGGACCAGTTTCAAAGTGGTTTCATTTTCAGGCATCAGGTCGGTTGCAAAGGAATACTGGAAATTTCCAGCATTTAGTATCCCTTCATCTTTTTTAAACGCCTTTGCTTTACAACTACCTCCAATCATGTTATTATACTTATATAATTCACAGATTGTTGGCTTCTATGCACTTGCCCATATGTTAATCGTCGCACCAGGGAGTGTTATTAAAGCATCAATAGGACAGGCATTTCATGGAGATGCAGCCAAGATGGTTCGAGAGGGATCTCCTGAGTTAAAGACATTATATATTCAAACAGTGAAACACCTCTCTCTGCTTGCAATTCCTCTCATAGGTATACCCTCCCTGTTGGGGCCTTTGTATGTACCAATACTATTTGGAGAGGAATGGATTGATGCAGGGTGGTATTTACTTCCATTAGCACTGATGGTTATACCAGCATTCGTCATCTCTCCAATAACACGATTGGATCTCCTGGGATATAACCACTGGATGTTAATCTGGGATGCAATGAGGGTCTTAGGAGTCGTTGGAGGTTTTTATATTTGTTATCTATTTGAATTTCCAGTGCTCCTTACCCTTACGGTTTACTCAATCATATTATTAATAATGTATTTTATTGTTATGCTCCTCAATCTTAAGGCCATCGACAACTTTAATCTTCAGCAATGGGCAGATAAACCAGTATGAATCAGGGCTGGGCAAGAGATCCATGGGAGGAGGACGGGCACGTGTCAACGCAGTTCTGGATGGTATACGATCTATAATAAAAATACAATTCATCAAAAAACTTCATAATCGGAGTTCAGGTATTGTCACCAAATTATCAATTATAATGCAATTCTAAACGAATGAAAAATGGTTTTTGTATGAACTCCATAATAGGGAATTAATATCGGATCGAAATTTAAGGCAAATTTTGAAAGGTTTTCTGTATTGGCTGCCATCATGAAAATTTTGTTAACATCAGAAGACTGAAGGTTCTGCAATATCTCTGATAATAAAAAAAAGGTGGCTCCCGTGTGCAGGTAATCCGGATCAGCAGCAGCAAACCATCGATATGCCCCTTGCTTGTCCCAAATAATACATTCTCCTGATATCGGTATACCATCCTGCGTTGAGGCAATCCACATTGCTCCGATATTTGTCTGATGTATCATATCCAATAATGTCGTTAATTGCTTTTTTTCAAAAGGAACTTTCATATTCTGTTTTTCATATGTTTTGACTGCGAGATCCCACATCAGATCATTATTAAATTCTTTACTAATAGATATATTTTCATTTTGTGCTTTAGTGATATTTCTCTTTGCATTTCTCGAAAGAGAAGCAAAAATATTGCGATCAAGAGGCAGAACATATGTATATTTAATAAAAGACTTCCATTTACTCCAGATTAAAGGTCGAATGTCGGTAAGTGCAGGATTATTAATAATTGTAATATTCGGATATCCAAGTTTATATATTGCATCAGATAACGCCGTGATAATTTCCTGAGTCCATACTTCCTGCTGACGAACATCTGCAGAGTCACTAAATGCTAATACAAAACCCGAGTAGGGAGTTAAAGGAACGCTTGTAATAGCACTTTTTATCCCATACAAATAATTTCGTTCATATAAACAACAACCCCCGACCAGTTTATCCTGGTGGAAGGCCCCCAATAATACAAATCTACAGTCCAAGCTTTCTGAATTGCATTTCAGCCAATTAATTGTGTGAAATACCGTTCCCTGAGGGGATGATGATACCAGGTCATCCCAGCGACGATAGTCATTGGAACCTAATTCATGGACTGATATACCGGTCATAGGTGGCATCCCTTCAGAGGCTTCTCATTCGTCATTACCATCTTCCCCCTTCGCGATCATCAAATATTTAAAAATATTAAAAGAAGACATATCATACATAATACAATACACCCAACATAATTATTATACATAAAAAATTTAAACCATATATACCATATACCATTTAATAATCACCCTCACCCATTTTTGAAGTGACGTAAGAGAGTAAGGATTAAGGAATCTCTACTAACACCATAATATGGCACCAAAACAGGATTGAAGCCCGTTGCAAACCCAGTAGATTGGGGGGTGTTCGCATGCATAATATTAACCTCCTTCAACCCTCTCTTCTGTAATTCCTCGAATGTACGATACATCAATAGATACTTCGCTCCGGTGTCGTGAATGTCCGGTGAGTGAGCAGCATTCCAGGCATATGCTCGTTTATTATCCCATACCCAGAAATATGATGCCAATAGTTCTCCGGATGAATCCCTCACAGTCTTCATCTCACCGGAACCGGTCAATTGGAAGATATCAAAAAATTTTTGGAGCATGAGCTTATTCAGGGGAGGTGGTGAATTGCGTTGTTCAAACTCCTCCATAAGTAATTGATAGTGAGAGTCGATGGAGAAATGATTTCCAAATTGAAGATCTTCATTAATTGCCTGACGTATCTGTTCCTTGGTATTCGATGAAAAATCCTCATATGAGAATTGTTCCAGATTGATATAGTACGTATATGCTACGGTACATTCCCAGTCCTGCCGGAGAAATGGCCGAATATCCACAAGATTCGGAGAGTTTGAAATGGAGATTGAGGCATACTTTTCCTTAATAATATATTCACTAAGTGCATTAAGGCAGACATTATACTCCATCTCTTTCTTCCGTATCTTTATCTCATCCGTCTTTTTATATATAAAGCCACAAAATGGCGTATCCGGCCCCTTCGAGACGGCATATTTACCAATGATGTGGTTTCTCCGTTCAAATAATGAACATCCACCAATGAGATCTTCATCCAAAAAACATCCGATTATCTTCAGCCTGCTGCCCGTTGCTTCAGCAAGGATAGCCAAGTACCTACTGGAAGAAAAAATACTCCCCTGTGGTGATTCTTCAACGAGACTGTCCCATTGTGGATAATCCACTTGTGTAAGAGGGCGGACCCAGGCTGCATTCCGACTCATCAGGATCAATTCACTGCTTATTCTGTTTTCTGTACCATTCTTATCCCTCTCTTGTCCGAGGGGTACATCATCACCCGGCGTATCACCATACGATTATTTTTACCATAGAATATATGTTTGTAAATAATATTAATATCTTTTCATGTCAATGTAATTATGAAGGAGGAGAAACACTCCCATGGAACAATCCATGAGATCCATTCTGAAGGCTTCCGTCCTCCA
It encodes:
- a CDS encoding GNAT family N-acetyltransferase, whose protein sequence is MSRNAAWVRPLTQVDYPQWDSLVEESPQGSIFSSSRYLAILAEATGSRLKIIGCFLDEDLIGGCSLFERRNHIIGKYAVSKGPDTPFCGFIYKKTDEIKIRKKEMEYNVCLNALSEYIIKEKYASISISNSPNLVDIRPFLRQDWECTVAYTYYINLEQFSYEDFSSNTKEQIRQAINEDLQFGNHFSIDSHYQLLMEEFEQRNSPPPLNKLMLQKFFDIFQLTGSGEMKTVRDSSGELLASYFWVWDNKRAYAWNAAHSPDIHDTGAKYLLMYRTFEELQKRGLKEVNIMHANTPQSTGFATGFNPVLVPYYGVSRDSLILTLLRHFKNG
- a CDS encoding GNAT family N-acetyltransferase, which gives rise to MTGISVHELGSNDYRRWDDLVSSSPQGTVFHTINWLKCNSESLDCRFVLLGAFHQDKLVGGCCLYERNYLYGIKSAITSVPLTPYSGFVLAFSDSADVRQQEVWTQEIITALSDAIYKLGYPNITIINNPALTDIRPLIWSKWKSFIKYTYVLPLDRNIFASLSRNAKRNITKAQNENISISKEFNNDLMWDLAVKTYEKQNMKVPFEKKQLTTLLDMIHQTNIGAMWIASTQDGIPISGECIIWDKQGAYRWFAAADPDYLHTGATFFLLSEILQNLQSSDVNKIFMMAANTENLSKFALNFDPILIPYYGVHTKTIFHSFRIAL
- a CDS encoding oligosaccharide flippase family protein, with product MNWWPFGKQKAVTFLTSTSIGAKFIHFINKNPLYKGVLVLGSGTALAQLIGILSMPIITRLYTPSDLGMLTIYSSILSLVIVTASFRYEIAYPLPKKNEDVVNLFALCLLLLIGTTIGFSLLLIIAGNFFIVFFNLDSVQSIVWLLIIGFFGMGLYTILNHWAIRQRNYTKITHTKINQSVSGSVAKIVLGMLAMGPIGLIVGHIISQIAGIGTFLKAIWKSERTSFKVVSFSGIRSVAKEYWKFPAFSIPSSFLNAFALQLPPIMLLYLYNSQIVGFYALAHMLIVAPGSVIKASIGQAFHGDAAKMVREGSPELKTLYIQTVKHLSLLAIPLIGIPSLLGPLYVPILFGEEWIDAGWYLLPLALMVIPAFVISPITRLDLLGYNHWMLIWDAMRVLGVVGGFYICYLFEFPVLLTLTVYSIILLIMYFIVMLLNLKAIDNFNLQQWADKPV
- a CDS encoding glycosyltransferase, whose protein sequence is MDHTTLKQGKNLLVISHSYNNFQKSTIEGLSPFFRSINVLVRTNPFAEVAAYIPIAYLERFKKSYKIDTHQIPENINVQLTPIWYLPGDRSYKSLGNKHFSSVDKAIRTHQLEWDLIHAQFTWSAGYVGAKLKEKYNVPFIVTARGDDIYSLPFKDDDWQTRIEYVLNTADYITTVSRSNIDCIKKLHVKTPVELIYNGYNPDIFYPKDMVTCRRDLNLPSDKKIILTVGNLEPVKGQKFLIDAMNTIIQKREDVLCIIVGAGGLRNVLKRQIHALGLDRSIILTGEKPHNTIADWINASDIFVLPSLNEGNPNVMFETLGCGKPFVGTRVGGIPDIITSEQYGYLVEPGNSDELEQKISIALDKSWNRRSIVDYAEQFAREKMSYKMIALYNKFI